The following proteins are encoded in a genomic region of Palaemon carinicauda isolate YSFRI2023 chromosome 19, ASM3689809v2, whole genome shotgun sequence:
- the LOC137658894 gene encoding clumping factor A-like, translating into MGCNAQTSELDDQSSDSEMGRNPQTSELDDQSSDSEMGRNPQTSELDDQSSDSEMGPNAQTSELDDQSSDSEMGRNAQTSELDDQSSDSEMGCNPQTSELDDQSSDSEMGRNPQTSELDDQSSDSEMGRNAQTSELDDQSSDSEMGRNPQTSELDDQSSDSEMGRNAQTSELDDQSSDSEMGRNPQTSELDDQSSDSEMGRNAQTSELDDQSSDSEMGRNAQTSELDDQSSDSEMGRNAQTSELDDQSSDSEMGRNAQTSELDDQSSDSEMGRNTQTSELDDQSC; encoded by the coding sequence atgggttgCAACGCACAGACTTCTGAACTGGATGACCAAAGctcagattctgagatgggtcgcaacccACAGACTTCTGAACTGGATGACCAAAGctcagattctgagatgggtcgcaacccACAGACTTCTGAACTGGATGACCAAAGctcagattctgagatgggtcccAACGCACAGACTTCTGAACTGGATGACCAAAGctcagattctgagatgggtcgcaacgcACAGACTTCTGAACTGGATGACCAAAGCTCAGATTCTGAGATGGGTTGCAACCCACAGACTTCTGAACTGGATGACCAAAGctcagattctgagatgggtcgcaacccACAGACTTCTGAACTGGATGACCAAAGctcagattctgagatgggtcgcaacgcACAGACTTCTGAACTGGATGACCAAAGctcagattctgagatgggtcgcaacccACAGACTTCTGAACTGGATGACCAAAGctcagattctgagatgggtcgcaacgcACAGACTTCTGAACTGGATGACCAAAGctcagattctgagatgggtcgcaacccACAGACTTCTGAACTGGATGACCAAAGctcagattctgagatgggtcgcaacgcACAGACTTCTGAACTGGATGACCAAAGctcagattctgagatgggtcgcaacgcACAGACTTCTGAACTGGATGACCAAAGctcagattctgagatgggtcgcaacgcACAGACTTCTGAACTGGATGACCAAAGctcagattctgagatgggtcgcaacgcACAGACTTCTGAACTGGATGACCAAAGctcagattctgagatgggtcgcaacacaCAGACTTCTGAACTGGATGACCAAAGCTGCTAG